Genomic window (Campylobacter sp. RM16704):
CTTTTTTTATAATGGAACCTGTTGCTACAAAATCATATAATGAAGGTATAAAACCCTACATTGCTGAACAAATAGGCTATGAAGAAGCTTTTACCAAAGGTGTTAAGCCTTTTAAAGATTTTATGCTAAAAAATACTAGAGAAAAAGATTTAGCACTTTTTTATAGGATTAGAAATTTAGAAAATCCAAAAACCATAGATGATGTGCCTTTAACAGTTTTGGTTCCTGCTTTTATGATAAGTGAACTTAAAACTGCTTTTGAAATAGGATTTTTACTCTTTTTACCATTTTTGGTTATTGATATGGTTGTAAGTTCTGTGCTAATGTCTATGGGTATGATGATGCTTCCACCTGTAATGATTTCCATGCCTTTTAAATTGCTTATTTTTGTTCTAGTAGATGGATGGAATTTACTCATTCAAAATTTAGTTAAAAGCTTTTTAACATAAAAATATTAAAAGTAAAAATATGTTTATTTTTCCATCATTATTTAGTATATTTTGCTTACTTTTTGGTGGATATTTTGCTAAGAAAATTAAAATTTTAAAGCAAAAACAAGCTAGAGCTTTTCTTGACTTTGCTATCATTTTTGCTTTG
Coding sequences:
- the fliP gene encoding flagellar type III secretion system pore protein FliP (The bacterial flagellar biogenesis protein FliP forms a type III secretion system (T3SS)-type pore required for flagellar assembly.); this translates as MRVLLVLFISSLALLSAEVTIPTVNLSLSAPNNPQQLVTTLNIVIVLTILALAPTIIFVMTSFLRLIVVFSFLRTALGTQTMPPNTILITLALILTFFIMEPVATKSYNEGIKPYIAEQIGYEEAFTKGVKPFKDFMLKNTREKDLALFYRIRNLENPKTIDDVPLTVLVPAFMISELKTAFEIGFLLFLPFLVIDMVVSSVLMSMGMMMLPPVMISMPFKLLIFVLVDGWNLLIQNLVKSFLT